A window from Bosea sp. ANAM02 encodes these proteins:
- the ligD gene encoding DNA ligase D — MAEKLQAYRAKRDFRKTKEPSDAIAVAPSNRLRFVIQKHDATRLHYDLRLELDGVFKSWAVTRGPSLDPGDKRLAVEVEDHPLAYGDFEGTIPKGQYGGGTVQLWDRGYWEAEGKLSPQRQLEKGDLKFTLDGKRLQGSFVLVRMKHDRDGGKRTNWLLIKHRDDHAVDSDGDAVLKADASVASGRTMKAIAAGRGRSPKPFLMAGQAVDADAVWDSKQGLAAQARAGKPAQPKAAGRAPKARRATAADLPNFIAPQLCRSVERPPAGSGWVHEIKFDGYRIQARVAAGKVTLKTRKGLDWTRRFGAVAKAFKGLPDCVIDGEIVALDDHGAPDFAALQAALSEEQTENLVFFAFDLLFLDGEDWRERPLLARKPRLEALLDDAADGATLRYVEHFETGGDAVLKSACRLSLEGIVSKRGDAPYTSGRNDSWTKAKCRAGHEVVIGGWATTAGKFRSLLVGVHRGPHFIYIGRVGTGYGAATVEKLLPHLKEREAKTSPFTGKGAPRRASGVHWVEPVLVAEIEFAGWTGDGMVRQAAFKGLREDKPAAEVETDLPAPPEKAEPPKPAPGRGGRIDILGVPLSKPDKPLWPDAEDGKPVTKLDVARYFEAVGPWLLPHIQGRPCSLLRAPDGIEGEVFFQRHAGLGTSSLFELVKISGDRKSYLQIDRIEALIATAQIGGIELHPWNCRPGEPEVPGRLVFDLDPGPAVPFDAVIAAAKTMKERLDALGLVSFCKTTGGKGLHVVTPLAKPRRGGPDWPAAKDFARRLCADIAADEPERYVVNMAKRLRKGRIFLDYLRNDRMATAVAPLSPRARPGAHASMPLTWPQVKSGLDPARYTIRTVPKLLGGNKAWADYEEAERPLADAIKKLGRS, encoded by the coding sequence TTGGCCGAAAAGCTGCAAGCCTATCGCGCCAAGCGCGATTTCAGGAAGACCAAGGAGCCGAGCGACGCGATCGCGGTGGCTCCTTCAAACCGGCTGCGCTTCGTCATCCAGAAGCATGACGCAACGCGGCTGCATTACGACCTGCGCCTGGAGCTGGATGGCGTCTTCAAATCCTGGGCCGTGACCAGGGGGCCGTCGCTCGACCCCGGCGACAAGCGCCTCGCCGTCGAGGTCGAAGATCACCCGCTGGCCTATGGCGATTTCGAGGGGACGATCCCGAAGGGGCAATATGGCGGTGGCACCGTCCAGCTCTGGGATCGTGGCTACTGGGAGGCGGAGGGCAAGCTCAGTCCGCAGCGACAACTCGAAAAGGGCGACCTCAAGTTCACGCTCGATGGCAAGCGGTTGCAGGGCAGCTTCGTCTTGGTGCGCATGAAGCATGACCGCGACGGCGGCAAGCGCACTAACTGGCTCCTGATCAAGCATCGCGACGACCATGCGGTGGATTCCGATGGCGATGCGGTCCTGAAAGCCGATGCCTCGGTGGCCTCGGGTCGGACGATGAAGGCGATCGCGGCCGGGCGCGGCCGATCGCCCAAGCCTTTTCTGATGGCCGGGCAAGCCGTCGATGCCGATGCCGTCTGGGATAGCAAGCAGGGTCTGGCGGCGCAGGCGCGCGCAGGTAAGCCGGCACAACCCAAGGCTGCAGGTCGAGCCCCGAAAGCGCGCCGCGCTACAGCTGCCGACCTGCCGAATTTCATCGCGCCTCAGCTCTGCCGGAGCGTCGAGCGGCCGCCGGCGGGCAGCGGCTGGGTCCATGAGATCAAATTCGACGGCTATCGCATCCAGGCGCGTGTTGCTGCCGGCAAGGTCACATTGAAGACTCGCAAGGGGCTCGACTGGACGAGGAGGTTCGGGGCCGTGGCCAAGGCGTTCAAGGGCCTGCCGGACTGCGTCATCGACGGCGAGATCGTCGCGCTCGACGATCATGGCGCGCCGGATTTCGCCGCTTTGCAGGCGGCGCTATCCGAGGAGCAGACCGAAAACCTCGTCTTCTTCGCCTTCGATTTGCTGTTCCTCGACGGTGAGGACTGGCGCGAGAGACCTCTTCTCGCCCGCAAGCCAAGGCTGGAGGCACTGCTGGACGACGCGGCCGATGGCGCTACGCTGCGCTATGTCGAGCATTTCGAGACCGGCGGCGATGCCGTGTTGAAATCCGCGTGCCGCTTGTCTCTGGAGGGCATCGTCTCAAAGCGAGGCGATGCGCCCTACACTTCGGGTCGCAACGATAGCTGGACGAAAGCCAAATGCCGCGCCGGCCATGAGGTCGTCATCGGCGGCTGGGCGACCACGGCCGGTAAATTCCGCTCGCTGCTCGTCGGCGTCCATCGCGGTCCGCATTTCATCTATATCGGCCGGGTCGGCACGGGCTATGGCGCGGCCACGGTCGAGAAGCTGCTGCCGCACCTGAAAGAACGCGAGGCCAAGACCTCCCCGTTCACCGGCAAGGGCGCGCCCCGGCGAGCTTCGGGGGTGCATTGGGTCGAGCCCGTCCTCGTCGCCGAGATCGAATTTGCGGGCTGGACCGGCGACGGCATGGTTCGGCAGGCCGCCTTCAAAGGCTTGCGGGAGGACAAGCCGGCGGCGGAGGTCGAGACCGATTTGCCTGCGCCACCGGAGAAAGCAGAACCGCCCAAGCCCGCGCCGGGACGTGGCGGACGGATCGATATCCTGGGCGTGCCCCTGTCCAAGCCCGACAAGCCGCTCTGGCCCGATGCCGAGGATGGCAAGCCCGTCACGAAGCTCGACGTCGCCCGCTATTTCGAAGCCGTCGGGCCCTGGCTGCTACCGCATATCCAGGGCCGGCCCTGTTCGCTATTGCGGGCACCCGACGGGATCGAGGGCGAGGTCTTCTTCCAGCGCCATGCCGGCCTCGGCACTTCCAGCCTGTTCGAGCTGGTGAAGATTTCCGGTGACAGGAAATCCTATCTCCAGATCGACCGGATCGAGGCGCTGATCGCAACCGCCCAGATCGGCGGAATCGAGCTACATCCCTGGAATTGCCGGCCGGGCGAGCCGGAGGTTCCGGGGCGGTTGGTCTTCGACCTCGATCCGGGACCGGCCGTTCCTTTCGACGCCGTGATCGCGGCAGCCAAGACGATGAAGGAGCGGCTTGATGCTCTGGGCCTCGTCAGCTTCTGCAAGACCACCGGCGGCAAGGGACTGCATGTCGTGACCCCGCTGGCGAAGCCTCGCCGCGGCGGCCCGGACTGGCCGGCAGCTAAGGACTTCGCGCGCCGTCTCTGTGCGGATATCGCCGCGGACGAGCCGGAACGCTATGTCGTCAACATGGCCAAGCGCCTTCGCAAAGGGCGCATATTCCTCGACTATCTCCGCAACGACCGCATGGCGACGGCTGTTGCGCCCTTGTCGCCCCGCGCCCGACCGGGAGCGCACGCCTCGATGCCGCTGACCTGGCCGCAGGTGAAATCTGGGCTCGATCCCGCCCGCTACACCATCCGCACGGTTCCGAAGCTGCTAGGGGGAAACAAGGCCTGGGCGGATTATGAGGAAGCCGAGCGGCCTTTGGCGGATGCGATCAAAAAGCTCGGCCGCTCCTGA